From one Triticum urartu cultivar G1812 chromosome 3, Tu2.1, whole genome shotgun sequence genomic stretch:
- the LOC125544302 gene encoding 1,4-dihydroxy-2-naphthoyl-CoA synthase, peroxisomal, which yields MCARMLQRDCLKASHLIPVPAYLSALSMDAAERRLARVTAHLLPSSFPLASAPLLAPSPAAASSSPAGDSYRRVHGDVSSEPPEWRAATDEDGKGFVDIIYEKSVGEGIAKITINRPDRRNAFRPLTVKELMRAFSDARDDSSIGVVILTGKGSKAFCSGGDQALRDSDGYVDFDSFGRLNVLDLQVQIRRLPKPVIAMVAGYAVGGGHVLHMVCDLTIAADNAIFGQTGPKVGSFDAGYGSSIMSRLVGPKKAREMWFLSRFYAAEEAERMGLVNVVVPLADLEHETVKWCRQILRNSPTAIRVLKSALNAADDGHAGLQELGGNATLIFYGTEEAKEGKNAYMERRRPDFSKFPRKP from the exons ATGTGTGCCCGCATGTTACAGCGTGACTGCCTGAAGGCAAGTCACCTTATCCCCGTCCCCGCCTACCTCTCGGCTCTCAGCATGGACGCGGCGGAGAGGAGGCTAGCTCGCGTCACGGCTCACCTCCTGCCCTCCTCCTTCCCGCTCGCCTCTGCCCCTCTCCTCGCGCCGTCCCCCGCTGCTGCGTCTTCGTCGCCCGCCGGAGACAGCTACCGGCGCGTACACGGCGATGTCTCGTCGGAGCCTCCGGAGTGGCGCGCCGCGACGGACGAGGATGGAAAGGGATTCGTCGACATCATCTACGAGAAGTCCGTCGGAGAGGGCATCGCCAAG ATCACAATCAACCGTCCTGATAGGAGAAACGCATTCAGACCACTGACTGTCAAAGAGCTGATGCGTGCCTTCAGCGATGCTAGAGATGATAGTTCGATTGGAGTTGTCATATTGACAGGGAAG GGATCCAAAGCATTCTGTAGCGGTGGCGACCAAGCCTTGAGGGATTCTGATGGGTATGTTGACTTTGATAGCTTTGGCCGGCTCAACGTTCTAGACCTCCAG GTACAAATTAGGCGCCTTCCAAAGCCAGTTATAGCAATG GTTGCTGGTTATGCAGTTGGTGGTGGACATGTTCTGCACATGGTGTGTGATCTAACAATTGCAGCTGACAACGCGATATTTGGACAGACTGGTCCAAAG GTTGGAAGCTTTGATGCTGGCTATGGCTCTTCCATCATGTCTCGATTG GTTGGACCAAAGAAAGCCCGCGAGATGTGGTTTCTGTCACGGTTCTATGCCGCTGAAGAAGCAGAGAGAATGGGACTCGTCAATGTAGTTGTACCA CTTGCTGATTTGGAACACGAAACTGTGAAATGGTGCCGGCAAATCTTAAGGAACAGTCCCACAGCCATTCGGGTGTTGAAATCTGCACTCAATGCAGCTGATGATGGTCATGCTGGTCTTCAG GAGCTCGGCGGGAATGCGACATTGATCTTCTACGGTACTGAAGAGGCCAAAGAAGGAAAGAATGCGTACATGGAACGACGACGCCCTGATTTCTCAAAGTTCCCCCGGAAACCATGA